From the genome of Nitrososphaerales archaeon, one region includes:
- a CDS encoding ATP-binding protein, producing MISIFDDLNGKFDGRLREIASTTRNTADGKATITFKTGRVEAAYSPEVVKKLEAGRLLAIPNVLSVGSNDTFSIYEIADVYPLHYSMLTLDRSQPGAIRTEFMSLIEEEWKKGSKSTWIEIVSAPTGYIMRLSGHNVEFVRKNVSPLAGSRVNLLSKEAVQKFICYTPKDTKQVEQLTIGHLLGVTEEKIPFTVHMEKLLHYHVGVFAFTGSGKSNLTSLMIRKAVATVDDLKVVIFDISSEYGISLIDCLDNYASRIIFTEIIPEEDEMVEEYYKRHVVPEALQDKKEQILRLIAKLVKDDKIREMSVASESEQAVRRFTSYTGLLDSLTDIVNDRYAGGQQKMIVPSLIGIVKEFMRANKLEEDSVIDEKARPLLSRINGVIADLNLRAGSTLLTLFKSLSVAIENPVVEKDGKYNVKNLVNEIVDENSAKLFVINLTEADIARYFCSDIINRVFKARKGTFSLKPRILFVFDEAQEFIPQDRKKDDYTEMSSKTVERLLRHGRKYHLHGWVSTQRIAHLNTNALQQLHSYFVSTMPRPYDRQLISDTFAIDDAFMDRTLTFQNGDWLMTSFKATNTQNVPVFLHAFNNEEFIIR from the coding sequence GTGATTAGCATATTTGATGATCTGAACGGTAAGTTTGATGGAAGGTTAAGGGAAATAGCATCTACTACGAGAAACACGGCGGATGGAAAGGCGACCATAACGTTCAAGACTGGTAGGGTTGAAGCAGCATACTCTCCAGAAGTTGTCAAAAAGCTGGAAGCTGGTAGGTTACTGGCAATTCCAAATGTTCTGTCTGTTGGTTCCAATGATACCTTTTCAATCTATGAGATTGCTGACGTTTATCCATTGCATTACAGTATGCTTACACTGGACAGAAGCCAGCCTGGAGCTATAAGAACTGAGTTCATGAGTTTGATAGAGGAAGAGTGGAAGAAAGGATCTAAAAGTACATGGATAGAGATAGTATCTGCTCCAACTGGCTATATTATGCGTCTCAGTGGTCATAATGTAGAGTTTGTCAGGAAGAACGTTTCTCCGTTGGCCGGATCGAGGGTTAACTTGTTGAGCAAGGAAGCAGTTCAGAAGTTCATCTGCTATACACCTAAAGATACGAAACAAGTGGAACAGTTAACAATAGGCCATCTGTTAGGAGTTACAGAGGAGAAGATCCCGTTTACTGTTCATATGGAGAAACTACTGCATTACCATGTTGGTGTCTTTGCCTTTACAGGTTCCGGCAAGAGCAATTTAACATCATTGATGATCAGGAAGGCTGTTGCCACAGTTGATGACCTTAAGGTTGTGATCTTTGACATTTCGTCTGAATATGGGATAAGTTTGATTGACTGCCTGGATAATTATGCTAGCAGAATCATATTTACTGAAATTATACCGGAGGAGGATGAGATGGTGGAAGAGTACTACAAGAGGCATGTGGTACCAGAGGCGCTGCAGGATAAGAAGGAGCAGATCCTTCGGTTGATTGCTAAACTTGTTAAGGATGATAAGATAAGGGAGATGTCTGTTGCAAGCGAAAGTGAACAGGCTGTTAGGCGTTTTACAAGCTATACTGGTCTGCTGGATTCATTAACAGATATAGTAAATGACAGGTATGCTGGGGGGCAACAGAAGATGATAGTTCCTTCTCTAATAGGCATAGTTAAGGAGTTTATGAGGGCAAACAAACTGGAGGAAGATTCTGTTATTGATGAGAAGGCAAGACCACTGCTATCAAGGATAAATGGTGTGATTGCTGATCTAAATCTAAGGGCAGGCTCTACACTACTTACCTTATTCAAGAGTCTGTCTGTTGCAATAGAGAACCCTGTTGTTGAAAAGGATGGCAAGTATAATGTTAAAAATTTGGTAAACGAGATCGTAGATGAAAACTCTGCAAAGTTGTTTGTGATTAATTTAACAGAAGCTGACATTGCAAGATACTTCTGCTCCGATATAATCAATAGGGTGTTCAAGGCAAGGAAGGGCACCTTTTCATTGAAACCTAGGATACTTTTTGTGTTTGACGAGGCGCAGGAGTTTATACCTCAGGATCGAAAGAAGGATGATTACACTGAAATGTCAAGCAAGACCGTTGAAAGATTGTTAAGACATGGGAGAAAGTATCACCTTCATGGATGGGTAAGTACACAGAGGATTGCACATTTGAATACAAATGCTTTGCAACAACTGCATAGTTACTTTGTTAGCACGATGCCAAGGCCTTATGATCGACAACTTATATCAGATACTTTTGCTATAGACGATGCATTTATGGATAGAACGTTAACATTTCAGAATGGTGATTGGCTTATGACCAGCTTCAAGGCTACCAATACACAAAATGTGCCAGTATTCCTCCATGCTTTTAATAATGAAGAATTTATCATTAGATGA